Proteins encoded in a region of the Candidatus Nanosynbacter sp. HMT-352 genome:
- a CDS encoding DUF5663 domain-containing protein, which translates to MFQLNEEFLKELGLDQLPEEQRKPFLQHIYGELELRVGERLSQGMSDAQLEEFAGIIDKTPGAVDDFLMKHAPNYQQEPMLQKMSQASGLPIDDPRLKDEFAATKWLEVNRPDYRDVVAAVMADLKKEIIANKDAILGSAQA; encoded by the coding sequence ATGTTCCAACTGAATGAGGAATTTCTTAAAGAATTAGGACTGGATCAGTTGCCAGAAGAGCAGCGAAAGCCATTTTTGCAGCATATTTATGGCGAACTGGAATTACGAGTTGGCGAGCGCCTAAGCCAGGGTATGAGTGATGCGCAACTAGAGGAGTTTGCGGGAATTATCGATAAAACTCCTGGTGCTGTGGATGATTTTCTGATGAAACATGCGCCCAATTATCAGCAGGAACCAATGTTGCAGAAAATGTCACAAGCTTCAGGTTTGCCTATTGATGATCCGCGCTTGAAGGATGAATTTGCGGCTACTAAGTGGTTAGAGGTTAACCGCCCAGATTATCGTGATGTCGTAGCTGCGGTTATGGCTGACTTGAAAAAGGAAATTATAGCGAATAAAGACGCTATCTTGGGTTCAGCCCAAGCGTAA
- the fmt gene encoding methionyl-tRNA formyltransferase yields the protein MTKISPKIVFFGTENYSLITLEALVEEEFNVVCVITKPDTKRGRGHKLTEPPVKTFAKSHNIPVLQPSKVNEITEYIKQIQPVTGVLVAYGKIIPQSIIDLFTPGIINVHPSLLPKYRGPSPIESAIANRDTETGVSIMQLDSKMDAGPIYTQTRQSLTGKETKFELYDKLFHDGTSLLIKNLPNIINGNLQPTPQDNSQASYCQLLSKDNSRLNAECMTAAEAEAHVRAHLGFPRSRMTIDDRDIIITKSHCDKTPSSHLDKKFADGNYLIIDELIAPSGKTMTTEDYLRGYNKK from the coding sequence ATGACAAAGATATCGCCGAAAATAGTATTCTTTGGGACTGAAAATTACAGTCTAATTACTTTAGAAGCTCTCGTTGAAGAGGAATTTAACGTTGTTTGCGTCATCACCAAACCTGACACCAAGCGTGGTCGCGGGCACAAACTTACTGAACCTCCAGTAAAAACATTCGCTAAATCTCACAATATTCCAGTTTTACAGCCAAGCAAAGTCAATGAAATTACCGAGTACATAAAACAGATTCAGCCAGTAACGGGCGTTTTGGTTGCGTACGGAAAAATCATTCCCCAGTCAATTATCGACTTATTTACCCCAGGAATTATCAATGTTCACCCTTCTTTACTACCAAAATATCGAGGACCTTCACCCATTGAATCAGCTATAGCCAATAGAGATACCGAAACTGGCGTATCGATAATGCAACTTGATAGTAAAATGGATGCCGGCCCCATATACACCCAAACTCGACAATCGCTCACTGGAAAAGAAACAAAGTTCGAATTATATGACAAATTATTTCACGACGGCACTTCTCTGCTAATAAAAAACCTGCCAAACATCATCAATGGAAATCTTCAACCAACACCACAGGACAATTCTCAGGCTTCATATTGCCAATTATTAAGTAAGGACAATTCACGGCTCAATGCTGAGTGTATGACCGCCGCCGAAGCCGAAGCTCACGTTCGCGCACACCTCGGATTTCCGCGTAGCCGAATGACAATTGACGATCGAGATATCATCATCACGAAATCTCATTGCGACAAAACTCCGAGTTCTCATCTTGATAAAAAATTCGCCGATGGCAACTATTTAATTATTGACGAGCTCATCGCGCCTAGTGGAAAAACAATGACCACTGAAGATTACCTAAGAGGCTACAATAAAAAATAA
- the def gene encoding peptide deformylase translates to MTKDDIITLPNPHLRQKSSKIHVVTNDVIKLADEMTAAALDWEDSRPHEISAALAAVQVDKLERVVIVRADFERKSTRDFITLINPEIVKYEGEIVEDFEGCLSVKSIYGKVPRYSKIRVKAMNLDGEEVRIKAEGFLARVLQHEIDHCNGLVFIDHIKDKKDAFYTLDEKGELQPLDYDKDIAENSILWD, encoded by the coding sequence ATGACAAAAGACGATATTATCACATTACCAAATCCACATCTTCGCCAAAAATCATCAAAAATCCACGTTGTTACTAATGATGTTATAAAACTGGCAGACGAAATGACCGCAGCCGCACTCGATTGGGAAGATTCCAGACCTCACGAGATTAGCGCTGCCCTGGCTGCTGTGCAAGTCGACAAATTAGAGCGTGTTGTGATTGTTCGAGCTGACTTTGAAAGAAAATCAACTCGCGATTTCATCACTCTTATCAATCCAGAAATCGTGAAATATGAAGGCGAGATTGTTGAAGACTTTGAGGGTTGCTTAAGCGTTAAAAGCATTTACGGAAAAGTTCCTCGCTATAGTAAAATTCGTGTAAAAGCCATGAATTTAGACGGCGAGGAAGTGCGAATTAAAGCCGAAGGATTTTTGGCGCGCGTATTGCAGCATGAGATAGACCACTGTAATGGATTAGTTTTTATAGACCATATTAAGGATAAAAAAGACGCTTTTTATACGCTCGATGAGAAAGGCGAGTTGCAACCGTTAGATTATGACAAAGATATCGCCGAAAATAGTATTCTTTGGGACTGA
- the priA gene encoding replication restart helicase PriA, whose protein sequence is MHYYLVSPTRIVRTDASSFTYSSEERLPTGMIVAIEVGKINTIGVILQEVRQPDFEVKPISKIVEEYPLPIELVQTAIWMSKYYATHQATVWQTILPSGLSKKRRSINQSVSINQIENRTKNVFTNEQKAALQAIENLHSGTVLLHGVTGSGKTLVYIEAVKQVLEEERSSIILVPEIALTSQLVAEFSAHLPNVIVTHSKQTEAQRYAIWKRVISSNDPIVIIGPRSALFAPVQQLGLVVIDECHEPSFKQEQSPRYSALRVASVLTNQHRGKLILGSATPAVADYYVAKKSNTPIITMTKPARPDTVRPNVTLVDMTKRNNFTQHQFISDPLLKSINTALSKNEQVLIFHNRRGTASITLCDNCGWQAGCPRCFIPLTLHADSHKLSCHICGFSTKVPTSCPECKNADIIHKGIGTKRIEDELQRLFPNKKIARFDKDTDLKATVDERYDELKNGEIDIIIGTQVIAKGLDLPHLTVVGVIQADTGLSLPDYSSPERTFQLLAQVVGRVGRSSTPTEVVVQSYQPNHSSITNGLSQNYTEFYQRTISQRQKTNFPPFTYLLKLTCVYKTEAAAIRNAKKLSELLKSNFDNIEVFGPTPAFYERVRDTYRWQIIVKSPRRQELLDALNLLPSSHWQYELDPVSLL, encoded by the coding sequence ATGCATTACTATTTGGTTTCACCGACAAGAATCGTCCGCACCGACGCAAGCTCGTTTACGTATTCTTCGGAGGAAAGACTGCCGACCGGAATGATTGTTGCTATAGAAGTCGGCAAAATCAATACTATTGGAGTAATTCTACAAGAAGTTCGTCAACCAGATTTTGAAGTCAAGCCAATTAGTAAAATTGTTGAAGAATATCCCTTGCCAATCGAACTCGTTCAAACTGCTATATGGATGAGCAAATATTATGCCACACACCAAGCAACCGTATGGCAAACAATTTTACCCAGCGGATTATCCAAAAAACGTCGCTCAATTAACCAATCCGTCTCTATTAATCAAATAGAAAATCGAACAAAAAATGTATTCACTAATGAGCAAAAAGCAGCCCTCCAGGCCATCGAAAATCTCCATTCCGGAACAGTACTTTTACACGGCGTAACTGGCTCAGGAAAAACTTTAGTGTACATAGAAGCCGTAAAACAAGTCTTAGAAGAAGAGCGATCGTCAATAATTTTAGTCCCCGAAATTGCCCTAACTTCACAACTAGTTGCTGAATTTTCCGCTCATCTGCCAAATGTCATAGTTACCCATTCTAAACAAACCGAAGCTCAACGATATGCAATTTGGAAAAGGGTTATTAGCTCAAACGACCCGATAGTAATAATTGGTCCACGGTCTGCCCTTTTTGCGCCCGTGCAACAACTTGGGCTTGTGGTAATTGATGAGTGTCATGAACCGAGCTTCAAGCAGGAGCAATCCCCTCGATATTCAGCTCTCCGCGTCGCCTCAGTTCTTACAAATCAACATCGCGGCAAGCTAATTTTAGGTAGTGCCACTCCAGCAGTTGCCGACTATTACGTTGCAAAAAAATCAAACACGCCAATCATTACAATGACAAAGCCAGCAAGGCCAGACACCGTTCGCCCCAACGTGACGCTGGTCGATATGACAAAGCGCAACAATTTTACTCAACATCAATTCATCTCTGACCCACTTCTGAAATCTATAAACACAGCATTATCAAAAAACGAGCAAGTTCTTATTTTTCACAATCGGCGCGGCACGGCATCAATCACATTATGCGATAACTGCGGCTGGCAGGCTGGCTGCCCACGCTGTTTTATTCCGCTCACTCTACACGCGGATAGTCATAAATTGTCATGCCACATTTGTGGTTTTTCAACCAAAGTTCCTACTAGCTGTCCTGAATGTAAAAACGCCGACATCATCCACAAAGGTATCGGAACTAAGCGAATTGAAGACGAATTACAGAGGTTATTCCCGAACAAAAAAATTGCTCGATTTGATAAAGACACCGATTTGAAAGCTACCGTAGACGAGCGTTATGATGAACTGAAAAATGGCGAAATAGATATAATTATCGGCACGCAAGTTATCGCCAAAGGACTAGATTTGCCACATTTAACAGTCGTCGGAGTCATTCAAGCCGACACCGGACTTTCCCTCCCTGACTATTCATCGCCCGAACGAACATTTCAATTGCTCGCCCAAGTTGTCGGTCGCGTCGGCAGGTCAAGCACACCAACAGAAGTCGTCGTCCAGTCATATCAACCAAATCACTCATCCATCACGAACGGACTATCTCAAAACTATACAGAATTTTATCAAAGAACCATATCTCAACGACAAAAAACCAACTTTCCACCTTTTACTTACTTATTAAAACTAACTTGCGTTTATAAAACCGAAGCCGCCGCCATAAGGAACGCTAAAAAATTGTCCGAACTATTAAAATCCAATTTTGATAACATTGAAGTTTTTGGACCAACGCCCGCTTTTTATGAGCGTGTCCGTGATACATATCGATGGCAAATTATAGTCAAAAGCCCCCGACGACAAGAGCTTCTTGACGCCTTGAACCTCCTACCGTCATCACACTGGCAGTACGAGCTTGACCCTGTAAGTCTACTGTAA
- a CDS encoding phosphoribosyltransferase, producing the protein MYFESRSQAGVILADQVLEKYRYENCAVVAIGEGGVLIGEQIAVKLHCVLMMLLSEGIEIPGESLSIGAMSQSGQFTYNSQFSDGEINEYTSEFHGYLEEKKREAHQKMNRLLGDGGIIDKDMLKDRVVILVSDGFGDDLSVLDVALSFLKSVRIEKLVIAVPFCGVAAVDKLHMTVDEMHILDVKENFMGLNHYYEDNILPSKEETIAKINQVILNWK; encoded by the coding sequence ATGTATTTTGAGAGTCGTTCGCAGGCTGGGGTAATCCTGGCTGATCAAGTACTGGAAAAGTATCGCTATGAAAACTGCGCAGTGGTTGCAATTGGCGAAGGTGGTGTGCTGATCGGCGAGCAAATTGCAGTGAAGCTTCACTGTGTTCTCATGATGTTGTTGAGCGAGGGGATTGAGATTCCTGGGGAAAGTTTAAGCATCGGGGCGATGTCACAGTCTGGGCAATTTACGTATAATAGTCAATTTTCTGACGGTGAAATTAATGAATATACTAGTGAATTTCACGGTTATCTGGAAGAGAAAAAGCGCGAGGCTCATCAGAAAATGAATAGGCTTTTGGGTGATGGCGGAATTATTGATAAGGATATGCTGAAGGATCGGGTGGTAATTTTGGTGAGTGATGGTTTTGGCGATGATTTATCGGTTTTGGATGTGGCTTTGAGTTTTCTGAAGTCTGTTCGGATTGAGAAATTGGTGATTGCGGTGCCGTTTTGTGGCGTGGCGGCGGTAGATAAATTGCACATGACGGTTGATGAAATGCATATCTTGGATGTGAAGGAGAATTTTATGGGATTAAATCATTATTATGAGGACAATATATTGCCGTCCAAAGAGGAAACGATAGCAAAAATTAATCAAGTTATTTTGAATTGGAAGTAA
- a CDS encoding ArsR family transcriptional regulator: MLDVFITSRVRRKIVVVYAKYPDFHTHVRGLAKLIKEDPGNIQRELKRLEKVGFLQSEKQGNSRTYFTNKQFPIFKELQSMVIKSQQYSARSKRGMADKD, from the coding sequence ATGTTAGACGTTTTTATTACATCTAGGGTGCGGCGAAAAATTGTAGTAGTATACGCTAAGTATCCTGATTTTCACACACATGTTCGCGGATTGGCAAAGCTAATTAAGGAAGATCCCGGAAATATTCAGCGAGAGTTGAAGCGATTAGAAAAAGTTGGATTTCTGCAGAGCGAGAAGCAGGGGAATTCGCGTACGTATTTCACTAATAAACAATTCCCAATTTTTAAGGAATTGCAAAGTATGGTGATTAAATCTCAGCAATATTCAGCGCGATCAAAGCGCGGCATGGCTGATAAAGACTAA
- the recJ gene encoding single-stranded-DNA-specific exonuclease RecJ, producing the protein MTLFEKILASRGLTMRAAREEFLHPNYASVKHDPFLLPDMRKAVDRLKKAHTEGEKIVIYGDYDIDGLSATAILLDAFGKFGFKEVGAFIPNRFVEGYGMTMGAVDKVRNMGADLIVTVDTGSLCHAEIEYASSLGIDTVVTDHHNVAETPPPSIAAVNPKFPGHKYPFRDLCGAGVAFKLVQALQTELDGLPDGYEKWLLDLVALGTVCDIVTLADENRANVYWGLEVLRKQRRPGLKALMSAAGIEPEKVNARHLGFGLGPRMNAAGRLETAQYALDMLTANDGLEALEASEKLEELNIKRRSIQDEIFDEACQQADNMTDDRVLVVNSGNWNHGVIGIVASKLVEKYKKPVFIIGERGDEATGSARSFGDFSAADAVRAADDIIIKGGGHGAAAGVTLATERIDDFRQRVNEFYDSLQLKNQELYLLPRADVEIDDFSEINEELIDNLAKMEPFGNGNTEPILKITKATVLSVRRMGVDGQHVKLNLRDKNNITLQMLAFNAPEEFFREVGDEVSAWFQPTINEWQGMKSVEGRLLHISGV; encoded by the coding sequence ATGACATTATTTGAAAAAATTTTAGCGTCTCGAGGCTTGACTATGCGTGCGGCGCGTGAGGAATTTTTGCATCCGAATTACGCGTCAGTAAAGCATGATCCGTTTTTATTGCCAGATATGAGAAAAGCGGTGGACCGCTTGAAAAAGGCGCACACTGAGGGCGAGAAAATTGTTATTTACGGCGATTACGATATTGACGGGCTGAGTGCAACGGCAATTTTGTTGGATGCGTTTGGTAAATTTGGCTTTAAGGAGGTTGGTGCATTTATTCCGAATCGGTTTGTTGAGGGTTACGGAATGACGATGGGAGCCGTTGATAAGGTGCGAAATATGGGCGCGGATTTAATTGTCACGGTTGATACGGGAAGTTTGTGTCATGCGGAAATTGAATATGCGTCGAGTTTGGGGATTGATACGGTGGTGACTGATCACCATAATGTTGCTGAGACTCCGCCGCCGAGTATTGCTGCGGTTAATCCGAAGTTTCCTGGTCATAAATATCCGTTTCGCGATTTATGCGGCGCGGGTGTGGCGTTCAAGCTGGTGCAAGCCCTACAAACCGAACTGGACGGGCTACCAGATGGTTACGAGAAGTGGCTATTGGATCTGGTGGCGCTGGGGACGGTTTGCGACATAGTTACGCTGGCGGATGAAAATAGGGCGAATGTCTATTGGGGCTTGGAGGTTTTGAGAAAGCAGAGACGTCCTGGTTTGAAGGCATTGATGTCGGCGGCGGGAATTGAGCCGGAGAAGGTTAATGCTAGACATTTGGGATTTGGTCTGGGGCCGCGAATGAACGCGGCGGGTAGACTGGAGACAGCGCAATATGCTCTGGATATGCTGACGGCGAATGACGGACTGGAGGCGCTGGAGGCTAGCGAAAAGTTGGAAGAATTGAACATTAAGCGTCGCAGTATTCAGGACGAGATTTTTGACGAAGCTTGCCAGCAGGCGGACAATATGACTGATGATCGAGTTTTGGTGGTGAATAGCGGAAATTGGAATCACGGAGTTATCGGCATTGTGGCGTCAAAGTTGGTTGAGAAATATAAGAAGCCAGTTTTTATAATTGGCGAGCGTGGCGATGAGGCTACGGGTTCGGCGCGAAGTTTTGGTGATTTTTCCGCGGCCGATGCAGTTCGCGCAGCTGACGATATCATTATTAAAGGCGGTGGTCACGGAGCGGCGGCGGGCGTGACGCTGGCGACCGAGAGAATTGACGATTTTAGGCAACGAGTGAATGAGTTTTACGATTCGTTACAATTAAAAAATCAGGAATTATATTTGCTGCCGAGGGCTGACGTGGAGATCGACGATTTTTCGGAAATTAATGAAGAACTGATTGATAATTTGGCAAAAATGGAGCCGTTTGGCAATGGTAACACGGAGCCTATATTGAAGATAACCAAAGCGACGGTTTTGAGCGTGAGGAGAATGGGTGTGGATGGGCAACATGTGAAATTGAACTTGCGTGATAAAAATAATATTACGCTGCAGATGTTGGCTTTTAATGCGCCAGAAGAATTTTTCCGTGAAGTGGGCGACGAAGTGTCTGCTTGGTTCCAGCCAACCATAAATGAGTGGCAGGGAATGAAGTCGGTTGAAGGGCGATTGTTACATATTTCTGGGGTGTAG
- a CDS encoding 30S ribosomal protein S21: MVQVTRKDQKEANENIIRRFNRRVLQSGVLARAKSVMRFEKPISKTERRKKAIIRRERRAEKTAKMRLGVR; the protein is encoded by the coding sequence ATGGTACAAGTAACACGTAAAGATCAGAAGGAAGCGAACGAAAATATCATTCGTCGTTTCAACCGCAGGGTTTTGCAAAGCGGTGTTTTGGCTCGCGCTAAGAGCGTTATGCGTTTTGAAAAACCAATTTCAAAGACCGAGCGTCGTAAAAAAGCTATTATTCGCCGCGAGCGACGAGCTGAAAAAACGGCAAAAATGCGCCTAGGGGTGCGTTAA
- a CDS encoding GatB/YqeY domain-containing protein, which translates to MSALKERITSEMKAALLSGDRFRGDVLRNLKAAILNEEVSLGKREDGLDDTEIEKVVAREVKKRVESADLYRKNDRAELAEPEEKEAEILREFLPEQLGEAEISKIVEEVIAGMDDVSIQKMGQVIGAVKSKVGNAADGALVAKIVKEKLTK; encoded by the coding sequence ATGTCTGCGCTAAAAGAGCGCATTACTAGTGAAATGAAAGCCGCTCTATTGAGCGGCGATCGTTTTCGTGGTGATGTTTTGCGTAATCTGAAGGCAGCAATCTTAAACGAAGAAGTTTCTTTGGGTAAGCGAGAAGACGGCTTGGATGATACTGAAATTGAAAAAGTCGTTGCTCGAGAAGTGAAAAAGCGCGTCGAAAGTGCGGATTTATATCGAAAGAATGACCGTGCGGAGTTGGCGGAACCTGAAGAAAAAGAAGCGGAAATTTTACGAGAATTTTTGCCAGAGCAACTCGGCGAAGCAGAAATCTCAAAGATTGTAGAAGAAGTTATTGCGGGTATGGACGATGTCTCAATTCAGAAAATGGGACAAGTTATTGGCGCGGTAAAAAGTAAGGTTGGCAATGCTGCGGACGGCGCGTTGGTGGCAAAAATTGTTAAAGAAAAACTCACAAAATAG
- a CDS encoding adenylate kinase family protein has product MIVFFGPAGAGKSVQGQILAARHGWRWLSAGQLLRDTHDGELIHRMQSGELVPVETINGLMGEALNKAKDINGVILDGYPRQLEQAKWLIESRSHHGKDVKLVIVLEVPRDEILERLRVRGRVDDTPEAIDKRLSIYRGEIYPILDYLNENGVPIVHMSGVGTVGQVHDEIERELVSRGIVEGVK; this is encoded by the coding sequence ATGATCGTATTTTTTGGGCCAGCGGGTGCTGGTAAGAGTGTGCAGGGGCAGATTTTAGCGGCGCGTCATGGTTGGCGTTGGCTTAGTGCTGGACAGTTGCTTCGTGACACACATGATGGCGAATTAATTCATCGTATGCAATCTGGTGAACTGGTACCAGTAGAAACTATTAACGGTTTGATGGGCGAGGCTCTTAATAAAGCTAAGGATATTAATGGCGTAATTCTGGACGGCTATCCAAGGCAATTAGAACAGGCTAAATGGCTGATTGAGTCGCGTTCACATCACGGAAAAGACGTTAAGTTGGTGATTGTGCTTGAAGTTCCGCGTGATGAAATTCTGGAGCGTTTGAGGGTTCGTGGTCGAGTTGACGACACGCCTGAAGCAATCGACAAGCGGCTCAGTATTTATCGAGGTGAAATTTACCCAATTCTGGATTATCTAAATGAAAACGGTGTTCCAATTGTACATATGAGCGGCGTTGGAACTGTCGGGCAAGTTCATGATGAAATCGAGAGAGAGCTGGTCAGTCGCGGCATCGTTGAGGGTGTAAAATGA
- the map gene encoding type I methionyl aminopeptidase — MSQLITGEKTPQQMKDMRECGKMLATIYDELKKSVTAGMSELDANDFVAKRIKDFGAEATYLTDEVKFPGVICISTNEQLVHSLPTEYVFEKGDVVSFDLVIGYRGMKTDSAFTMVVDEEPKGAKKHLLHATEQSLYAGIDAITGDGTRVGDISAGVETVLKKAKLGIIRELVGHGVGLSMHMEPEIPNYGRRGTGPILYAGDTIAIEPMASLGGEKIITDSDGWTISMKDGSLGAHFEHTVLITETGAEILTKL, encoded by the coding sequence ATGAGCCAATTGATTACTGGAGAAAAAACGCCGCAACAGATGAAAGATATGCGCGAGTGCGGTAAAATGCTTGCGACAATTTATGATGAATTGAAAAAATCCGTAACGGCTGGAATGAGTGAGCTGGACGCTAACGATTTTGTAGCCAAGCGAATTAAAGATTTTGGCGCAGAGGCGACTTATCTTACGGACGAAGTGAAGTTTCCAGGAGTGATTTGTATATCGACGAACGAGCAATTGGTGCATTCTTTGCCAACCGAATATGTTTTTGAAAAGGGCGACGTGGTCAGCTTTGATTTGGTGATTGGCTATCGTGGAATGAAAACGGATAGTGCTTTTACTATGGTTGTCGATGAAGAACCTAAGGGTGCGAAGAAACATTTATTGCATGCAACAGAACAGAGTTTATATGCGGGAATTGACGCGATAACTGGCGATGGAACTCGAGTTGGCGATATTTCAGCGGGAGTGGAGACTGTGTTGAAGAAGGCTAAACTTGGTATAATCCGTGAATTGGTTGGTCATGGTGTGGGGCTGAGTATGCATATGGAGCCAGAAATTCCGAATTACGGCAGGCGAGGAACTGGTCCGATTTTGTACGCTGGCGACACAATTGCAATTGAACCTATGGCGAGCTTGGGCGGTGAGAAAATTATCACCGACAGCGACGGCTGGACAATTAGCATGAAAGACGGCAGTCTGGGTGCGCACTTTGAACATACGGTATTGATTACCGAAACTGGCGCTGAAATTCTGACGAAGCTTTAA
- a CDS encoding type IV pilin protein, whose protein sequence is MKNINGFTLVELIIGICVIGILTGIATISYSKFRENAYDAAAKETLHQVETAFKSYVAGGNKVPLRYYKPLGFYDSPGGGYTDLGIKIFNGGGIGRAMHQVNYLPDNLLNTLKNGPTKDTSLKNNIGYRECGKNKVFFYIEVYNDGIEQKQMRKKMDDLKCSEKTDLDWQAEHGVTRYAGGWGGGDLATRPRYIVAEIDFDNESLDSD, encoded by the coding sequence ATGAAAAACATAAACGGTTTTACTCTTGTCGAGCTTATTATAGGCATTTGCGTTATCGGTATTCTTACGGGAATTGCCACTATATCATATTCTAAGTTCAGAGAGAACGCGTATGACGCGGCTGCAAAAGAGACATTACATCAAGTCGAAACTGCTTTTAAATCATACGTAGCCGGTGGAAATAAAGTTCCCTTAAGGTATTATAAACCGCTTGGATTTTACGATAGTCCTGGTGGAGGATATACTGATTTAGGCATAAAAATATTTAACGGCGGCGGTATTGGTCGCGCTATGCATCAGGTCAATTACCTTCCAGACAACTTATTAAATACCCTAAAAAATGGTCCAACAAAGGACACTTCGCTAAAAAATAATATTGGATACAGAGAGTGTGGCAAAAATAAAGTATTTTTCTACATTGAAGTATATAATGACGGAATCGAACAAAAACAGATGCGCAAAAAGATGGACGATCTAAAATGCAGTGAAAAAACAGATCTAGATTGGCAAGCTGAGCACGGCGTAACTCGTTATGCTGGCGGATGGGGTGGCGGCGATCTTGCCACCCGTCCCCGATATATAGTCGCCGAGATAGATTTCGATAACGAATCGCTGGATTCAGATTGA